The DNA region GGCTCGCGGCGACCCGGCGGGCGGCGGGAGGCGAGAACGGCCAGAGCAGCGCGCACGACAGCAGCAGTCCGCCCCCGGCGAACGCGCGGTACCACGCGTCGACCATCACCGCGGGAGCGAGCTCGGCCGGCACGAATCGATCGAAGACCGGCTGGTAGAGGAAGATCGAGATCCACTTCTCGGTGAGGAGCATCGCGAGCAGAGGGGTCAGACTTCCCAGCCGAACGCCGGGGCCGGGGCTGGGCCCCCGTCGGCTCTCCCACGACCAGATCAGCAGCACGAAGATCACCGCGGCGAAGAGCAGGCTCCCGACGGCGGGAGGGGCGTAAGGGGAAGCCGGGGTGTGTTCGTGGAACTGACGGAGCATTCCCGCCGTGAGGAACGTCGCGGCCAGGATCGCCCACGCGAGGGCGCGCGGGATCCTCACGCGCGGGCCCCTCGAGGCTCCACCGCGACGACGAGACCGCGGGAGGTCGCCAGCCCCCGCGCCATCCGCGGCGTGTTGAACGCCGCGGCGGCGCGCCCCGCGCGATCGACGAGGATGAGGCCGGCGTGCCCGTCCACGCGCGGGAGCTCGCGCACGGCCGCGGAAGCGGCGCGCGACGGGACGCGCCCGCCGGCGAGCCCGTCCACGGCCGTCTTGGCGAGCACGCAGCGCAGGATCGCCTCCCCCCAGCCCGTGCAGGATGCGGCGCCGAGGCGGTCGTCCGCCCACGTTCCCGCACCGATGATCGGCGTGTCGCCGACGCGCCCCGGTGCCTTGTCCTGCGTCCCGCCGGTCGAGGTGGCCGCGGCGGATCCGCCGCGTGCGTCGATCGCGACGGCGCCGACCGTGCCGTGGGGGCGCGCGTGCCGGAACTCGTGCTCGACGAGGTGTCGCTCCCCGCGCCGGATGCGGCGCCAGCGGGCGAGCTCCCGGCCGACGAGCAGACTGGACGTCCGGCAGGTTTCCGCGCCGTGGGCCTTGGCGAAGCGACGTGCGCCGGCGGCGACGAGCAGGACGTGCGCGCTGCGCTCGAGGACGAGCCGGGCGACGCTCACGGGGTGCCGAACCCCTTCCACCGCGGCCACCGCGCCGGCGCGTCGGCTCCGCCCCTCCATGATCGAGGCGTCGAGCTCGAGGCGACCGGCGGCATTCAGGTGAGCGCCGCGGCCTGCGTTGAAGGTCGGGTCGTCCTCCAGGATGCGCACGCATCGCTCGACGACGTCGAGTGCGTTCGCTCCTTCGAGGAGCAGCGCCCAGCCGGCGCGCAGGGCCCGGTCCACTCCGGCGCGATGGGCCTCCACCTGTCCGTCCGGGATGTTCCACGCTCCGCCGTGAACGGCCAACGCGATCGGCACGCCATCCTCGAGCCCGCGTCCCGCCGCCACGCCCAGCGGAGTGGCGGAAGCGCGTGGGAGTCGAACCCACCCCGGACGGCGTAACCGCCCGACACAGGTTTTGAAGACCAGGGGGTCCACCGGGACCCGTTCGCTTCCTCCGTGGAGGGGCGCCCAATGTAGAGGGGAGCCCGTTCGAACGTCAACGAGACGCTTCGCGCGAAGCGCGCTCTGCGGCATCGGCTCAAAAAGGTTACAGCGCCAGGAGCAATCGTGTCGTAGTGTTACGCTTCCGCCCCTGAAGGAACCGCGGTGTATTACTTTCACATCAAGCCCCTGGGTGGGCTCGAGCGCCGGACGCCGATCCCGCCGGGCGTCTCCTCCATCGGCCGCCTTCCCGGGAACCAGGTCGTGCTCGACGAATACGGCGTATCCGGCCGCCATGCGGAGCTCGAGGTCGCCGGTCCCGAGGTCCTCATCCGCGACCTCTCCTCCACCAACGGGTTGTTCGTCAACGGCCGCAGGGTCGAGTCGGCACGACTCCAGCCCGGAGATCGCGTGCTGCTCGGATCGGTTCTCGCCGTGCTTCAGGAAGCCGTCAGCGATCGCATCCGGATCCGGCAGGACGGCTCGATTCCGGACGGGAACGAGGGAGGACGGGTCGATGGGGAAGGGTTTCCTCCCTCGCTCCTCGAGAAAGCCTACGTGCCCACCGCGTCGGCCCCGGCCGACGTGCTCGACGCCCCGCCCTCCGGAGGAACGCACGATCCCGAGGTGCTCCTCGCCCTGCTCCAGGAGATCCTGGTCGACGGCGGCGCGCGAACGTCCGAAGCGCTCTCCCGCGCCCTCGGCGCGGTGGTCCGCCACCTGGGCGCCTCGGAGGGGTATCTCGTCGGCGTGAGGGCTCCCGCGGAGTACTACCTGCTCGCGGCGGCCGGAGGGTCGGGCCAGCTCGTGTTGTCGCGGGGCGTGCTCCAGCAGCTCGCCGAGACGGGCGCCGAGTGTTGCATCGACACCTCGGAGCGCGCCGGCGAAGGGTGCATCGCACTTCCCCTCCGGGTCCGCGGGCGGGCGGGCGGGGCGCTCTACTTCCAGGTTCCCGTCGAATCGATGCGTGCGGCGCGCCAGAAGGTCGGCTCGATGCGCCCCGTCACGGCCGCCCTCGCGCTCCTCGTGGAGCGCGCCGAGGCCCAGTCGGATCTGCTGCGGACGCGCCTGGCGCTGGCCGCGGGGGTGGAGTGGCCCGCCCACGCGGAGGGGTTCCGGGCGACGTCCTACGACCTCGTCGCCCGGAGCGCCGCGATGCGCGAGGCGGCGGACCGGCTCGAGCGGCTTGCTTCGGAGCCGGGACCCGTCGTGCTGCGCGGCGAGACGGGGGTCGGCAAGGCGCGTGCGGCGCGCCGGCTGCACGCGCTGTCTCCGCGGCGGCGCGCGCCCTTCCTCCTCGTGGGGTGTGGAATCGCGCCGGAGGAGGAAGAGCGGAGCGCCCTGTTCGGCTCGCGAGACGACCTCGCGGGGGATGGGGGACGGGGCAGGCTGGACCTCGCCGACGGCGGGACGGTCTACTTCGACGAAATTTCGGAGCTCGGGCGCCCGTCGCAGAGTGCCCTCGCCGTCTTCCTTCGGTCCGCTCCGCGCGTGGGCGTCGTGCTCGGCACGCGCCACGCCGAAGGGACGCCGATTCCCGGGATCGACCCTTCCCTGGCCGAGATCCTGGAGCAGCTCGCGGTCGTGCCGATCCCCGCCCTGCGCGATCGCAAGGACGACGTCATCGCGCTTGCGCAGGAGTTCGCACGCTCGGAAGGTGCGGCGGCCCGGAAGCGCATCCTGGGTCTGTCGATGGACGCGTGCCGCGCGCTGAGGGATTACCCCTGGCCCGGCAACGTTCTCGAGCTCAAGAGCGTCGTCGGGAGGGCGGTGCTCGTCGCCCGCGACTCGATCCTGGACGTGGACCTCTTCCCCTTCGACATCGCAGGCGGGAGGATCGACCTTCCGGGCCTCGACGCCCTCGGGCTCGCCCGCGAGAGGAGTTGGCGCGAGGCCAAGCTAGCCTTCGAGCGCGTCTACTTCTCGGAAGTGCTCGAATCCAACGACGGGAACGTCGCGAAGTCGGCGCGCCGGGCCGGGATCGCGCGGAAGAACTTCTACTACAAGCTCCGGCAGCACGGGCTCGTCCCGAAGTGACCGGGCGAATCGGCGACGAGGCCCGCGAGCGGATCCTGCGCGCGCAGGAGCTCCCGCCGGGGTCGATCGTCGCCGGCCGGTTCCGGATCGAGTCGCCGTTGGGGATGGGCGGCGGCGGCGAGGTTCACGTCGCCGCCGATCTCGAGACCGGCGCCCGGGTGGCCTTGAAGCTCCTCGCCCCCGGAGCCGCCCGATGCAGGGACGAGGCCTTCGAGCGCGAGCCGCGGCTCGCGCTGCGGCTCGACCATCGCGGCCTCGCGCGAACGCTCGCGCTGGGGGAGTTCGAAGGTCGTGCGTGGCTCGCCACGGAGCTCGTGGAGGGGGAGACGCTCGCCGCCCGCCTGCGGCGCGGCGCGCTCCCGGCGAAGGACGCCGCGCGGACGCTGCTCGAGCTCCTCGACGCGCTCGACTACCTTCACGCGGCGGGAGTGGTCCATCGCGACGTGAAACCGGGGAACGTGGTCTTGTCACCCTCGGGGGCGAAGATCCTCGACTACGGGCTCGCACGCCGCATGGGCGTTCCGTCGCCCGCCACGGGCGAGGTGTGGGGCACCGCCGAGTACCTCTCGCCCGAGCAGGTTCGCGGAGAGGCGGGGGACCACCGCGCGGACCTCTACGCCGCGTCGGTCGTGCTCTGGGAGCTGCTGACCGGCGAGCCTCCCTTCCGAGCGGCGACGCCGCTCGAGACCGCGCGGGAGCGCGCGCGCCGCGGCCCTCGACCGCCGCCCACCGCCGACCCCGACACGGCTGCGCTCCTCGCGGTCGCCGTCCGGGGCCTCGCCCCCTCTCCCGAGGACCGCTTCCCGTCGGCCCGGGCCATGGCCGAGGCGATTCGCCTCGCCCCTGGCGGGCCCTCCGCGCGTCGGGATCTCCGGCGCGCCCTCCGCGACGACGCCGACCGCCTCGCGGGACGCGCGCCGCGCGCGGAGCGGCTGCTTCGCGTCGTGTTGCCGCTCGCGGTCGCCGCGGCGATCACGCTCGCGGGCCTAGCGACCTGGTGGGTGAAGACGCGGTCGCTTCCTTGACGCTTTCGGGGGGCGGGTGGCAGAATGCGCGGGCTTTTCGCCTTGGGGCTGTAGCTCAGCTGGGAGAGCGCAAGAGTGGCACTCTTGAGGTCGTGGGTTCGATCCCCATCAGCTCCACCATCCGCGACGTTCTGACCACGACTCGGCTTCGTCGACGATCCTCGCCATGGCCTCGACCGCGGCGACGGGGTGCGCGCCGACCGCCGTCTCTCCGGTCAGCAGGAGCGCGGAGGCGCCGTCGAGGACGGCGTTCGCGACGTCGATCACCTCCGAGCGCGCCGGTCGATCCGACACCGTCATCGACGCGAGCAGATGCGCGGCGACGATCCCCCGTTTCCCGACGGCGCGGGCGGCGGCGAGCACCTCCTTCTGCAACCCCGGGAGCCGCTCGAGCGGGAGCTCGACGCCGAGATCCCCGCGAGCGACGAGCACGCCGTCGGCGGCGTCGAGGATCTCGGCGAGTCGATCGAGCGCCTCCGGGCGCTCGATCTTCGCGACGACGGCCATCGTGCTCCCGGCGCGCTCGAGCAGCCGTCGCGCGAGACGGACGTCCGAGGCGCCCCGCACGAACGAGACGAGCAACGCGTCGCAGCGAAGCTCCGCCGCGAGCGCGAGGTCGCGCCGGTCCTTCGCGGTGAACGCGGACTTCGCGAGCTCGGCGCCGGGAAGGTTGATCCCCTTGCGGTCGCCGACCGGTCCCCCGCGCTCCACGCGGCACCGCAGGCGCGCTCCGCGCACGGATTCGACCCGCAGGACGACGTTGCCGTCGTCGATTCGGAGCGTCGTGCCCCGGCGCGCCTGCCGGGACAGCGCCGGCCAGGGGACGGGGAGGGTTCCCGCGGGGGAGCGTTCGGTTCCGGCGATCACGTCGATCCCGGCACCGGGCTCGAGCTCGAGTCGGCCGCCCGGCAGCGTCCCGATCCGGAATCGCGGCCCCTGCAGGTCGCCCAGGAGCGCGACCGTCCGGCCGGAGTCTCGCGCGGCGCGGCGGAAGCGGCGGACCCTTCGCCGGGCGTCCTCCGGCTCTCCGTGGGAGAAGTTGATCCGGGCCAGGTCGAGCCCCGCCCCGAGCAGTCCCGCGAGCACCGCCGGGTCGTCGCAGGCGGGGCCCAGCGTGCCTCCGAGCTTGGTGATCCGCATCGCGCAGGATCGTAGCAAGCCCGCGTGCTACAACCTCCGCCCCCGGATTCCGTATACACCCGCCTTGCTCCGTGGAGGGTTCGATGAAGAAGTTCCTTTTGGTCCTGCTCGCGATCGTGGGCATCCTCTGCATCATCGCCGCCGTGGCGGTGCTCGTCGTCGGCGGGTTGTCCTCCGGGTCGGGACGCATCGGATCCAAGACCGTGCTGGAGGTCGACCTCGAGCAGGGTCTGGAGGAGGTCGTTTCGGACGACCCGATCGCGGAGGCGCTGGGCGGCCCGAGGGTGGGCGTCGTGGAGTTCCTGCACGCCCTCGAGCGCGCCGCGAAGGATGACCGCGTGGTCGGACTCGTCGCGCGCGTGGGGACCGCCCCGATGGGGCTCGCGCGCCACCAGGAGATCCGCGACGCGGTCGAGGCCTTCCGCAAGTCCGGGAAGTTCGCGGTCGCCTGGTCGGAGACGATGGGGGAGTTCGGCTCGGGGACCGGCGCCTATTACCTCGCCACCGCCTTCGACGAGATCTACCTGCAGCCTTCCGGCGACATCGGGTTCACCGGCCTCATGTACGAGACCCCGTTCATGAAGGGGGCGTTCGACAAGCTCGGCGTGGTCCCGAAGATGGATCACCGTTGGGAATACAAGAACGCGATGAACACCTACACCGAGACGAAGTTCACCCCGCCCCACCGCGAGGCGCTGGACAAGGTGATGCAGTCCCAGTTCGACCAGATCGTCCGCGGCGTCTCGAAGGCCCGCGGACTCGACGAAGCCCAGGTGAGGGCCATCGCCGACCGCGCGCCGATCCTCGGAAAAGAGGCGCTCGACGCGAAGCTCGTGGACGGGATGCTCTACCGCGACGAGGTCTACGCGAAGGTGCGGGAGCGGGCGGGCGGGGATCCGACCTTCCTGTGGGTTCAGAAGTACTGGGAGCGCGCCGGTTCGCCGTACAAACACGGCCCCTCGATCGCGGTGATCCACGGCGTGGGCGCGGTGCAGCGCGGCAACGGCGGGTTCAGTCCGCTCACCGGATCGGCGATGGGGTCGGACACCGTCGCGGGGGCGTTCCGCGACGCGGTCAAGGACAAGGACGTCCGCGCGATCGTCTTCCGCGTGGACAGCCCCGGCGGCTCCTACGTCGCGTCGGACACGATCCTCCGGGAGGTGGTCAACGCGCGGAAGGCCGGCAAACCCGTCATCGTCACGATGGGCGACGTCGCCGGATCGGGCGGTTACTTCGTCGCGATGGAGGCGGACAAGATCGTCGCGCAGCCTGGGACCATCACCGGCTCGATCGGCGTGCTCGCCGGCAAGCTGCTCACCGACGGCTTCTGGGAGAAGACCGGTCTCTCGTGGGACGACGTCCACACGAGCGCGAGCTCGACGATGTGGACCGGCACCTACGACTACACCCCCGAGCAGTGGGCGAAGTTCCAGGGATGGCTCGACCGCATCTACGCGGACTTCACCGGGAAGGTCGCGGAGGGGCGCAAGCTCCCGCTCGAGAAGGTGCAGCAGATCGCGAAGGGGCGGATCTGGAGCGGTGAAGACGCCAAGGAGATCGGTCTGGTCGACGAGATCGGCGGATTCCCCGTCGCGCTGACGCTCGCGAAGCAGGCCGCGAAGATCGACGCGGACGCGCCGGTGACGCTCCGGACCTTCCCGAGGAAGAAGACCCTTTTCGAGAAGCTCACCGACAAGGGTTCGGACTCCAGCGAGCCCGACGCCGCGACCGTGATGATGGGCGAGCTGATCCGGATCGCCCGTCCCGTGGCCGTGCTCGCCGAGCAGGCGGGACTGCTCGAGCCGGCGGGCGCGCTGTCGATGCCTCCGGTTCGGGCGGGACGTTGATGGAGGAATTCGGTCGCGGAGAGTG from Candidatus Polarisedimenticolaceae bacterium includes:
- the sppA gene encoding signal peptide peptidase SppA, whose protein sequence is MKKFLLVLLAIVGILCIIAAVAVLVVGGLSSGSGRIGSKTVLEVDLEQGLEEVVSDDPIAEALGGPRVGVVEFLHALERAAKDDRVVGLVARVGTAPMGLARHQEIRDAVEAFRKSGKFAVAWSETMGEFGSGTGAYYLATAFDEIYLQPSGDIGFTGLMYETPFMKGAFDKLGVVPKMDHRWEYKNAMNTYTETKFTPPHREALDKVMQSQFDQIVRGVSKARGLDEAQVRAIADRAPILGKEALDAKLVDGMLYRDEVYAKVRERAGGDPTFLWVQKYWERAGSPYKHGPSIAVIHGVGAVQRGNGGFSPLTGSAMGSDTVAGAFRDAVKDKDVRAIVFRVDSPGGSYVASDTILREVVNARKAGKPVIVTMGDVAGSGGYFVAMEADKIVAQPGTITGSIGVLAGKLLTDGFWEKTGLSWDDVHTSASSTMWTGTYDYTPEQWAKFQGWLDRIYADFTGKVAEGRKLPLEKVQQIAKGRIWSGEDAKEIGLVDEIGGFPVALTLAKQAAKIDADAPVTLRTFPRKKTLFEKLTDKGSDSSEPDAATVMMGELIRIARPVAVLAEQAGLLEPAGALSMPPVRAGR
- the pyk gene encoding pyruvate kinase, producing the protein MRITKLGGTLGPACDDPAVLAGLLGAGLDLARINFSHGEPEDARRRVRRFRRAARDSGRTVALLGDLQGPRFRIGTLPGGRLELEPGAGIDVIAGTERSPAGTLPVPWPALSRQARRGTTLRIDDGNVVLRVESVRGARLRCRVERGGPVGDRKGINLPGAELAKSAFTAKDRRDLALAAELRCDALLVSFVRGASDVRLARRLLERAGSTMAVVAKIERPEALDRLAEILDAADGVLVARGDLGVELPLERLPGLQKEVLAAARAVGKRGIVAAHLLASMTVSDRPARSEVIDVANAVLDGASALLLTGETAVGAHPVAAVEAMARIVDEAESWSERRGWWS
- a CDS encoding isoaspartyl peptidase/L-asparaginase family protein, which produces MPIALAVHGGAWNIPDGQVEAHRAGVDRALRAGWALLLEGANALDVVERCVRILEDDPTFNAGRGAHLNAAGRLELDASIMEGRSRRAGAVAAVEGVRHPVSVARLVLERSAHVLLVAAGARRFAKAHGAETCRTSSLLVGRELARWRRIRRGERHLVEHEFRHARPHGTVGAVAIDARGGSAAATSTGGTQDKAPGRVGDTPIIGAGTWADDRLGAASCTGWGEAILRCVLAKTAVDGLAGGRVPSRAASAAVRELPRVDGHAGLILVDRAGRAAAAFNTPRMARGLATSRGLVVAVEPRGARA
- a CDS encoding sigma 54-interacting transcriptional regulator, producing the protein MYYFHIKPLGGLERRTPIPPGVSSIGRLPGNQVVLDEYGVSGRHAELEVAGPEVLIRDLSSTNGLFVNGRRVESARLQPGDRVLLGSVLAVLQEAVSDRIRIRQDGSIPDGNEGGRVDGEGFPPSLLEKAYVPTASAPADVLDAPPSGGTHDPEVLLALLQEILVDGGARTSEALSRALGAVVRHLGASEGYLVGVRAPAEYYLLAAAGGSGQLVLSRGVLQQLAETGAECCIDTSERAGEGCIALPLRVRGRAGGALYFQVPVESMRAARQKVGSMRPVTAALALLVERAEAQSDLLRTRLALAAGVEWPAHAEGFRATSYDLVARSAAMREAADRLERLASEPGPVVLRGETGVGKARAARRLHALSPRRRAPFLLVGCGIAPEEEERSALFGSRDDLAGDGGRGRLDLADGGTVYFDEISELGRPSQSALAVFLRSAPRVGVVLGTRHAEGTPIPGIDPSLAEILEQLAVVPIPALRDRKDDVIALAQEFARSEGAAARKRILGLSMDACRALRDYPWPGNVLELKSVVGRAVLVARDSILDVDLFPFDIAGGRIDLPGLDALGLARERSWREAKLAFERVYFSEVLESNDGNVAKSARRAGIARKNFYYKLRQHGLVPK
- a CDS encoding serine/threonine-protein kinase; this translates as MTGRIGDEARERILRAQELPPGSIVAGRFRIESPLGMGGGGEVHVAADLETGARVALKLLAPGAARCRDEAFEREPRLALRLDHRGLARTLALGEFEGRAWLATELVEGETLAARLRRGALPAKDAARTLLELLDALDYLHAAGVVHRDVKPGNVVLSPSGAKILDYGLARRMGVPSPATGEVWGTAEYLSPEQVRGEAGDHRADLYAASVVLWELLTGEPPFRAATPLETARERARRGPRPPPTADPDTAALLAVAVRGLAPSPEDRFPSARAMAEAIRLAPGGPSARRDLRRALRDDADRLAGRAPRAERLLRVVLPLAVAAAITLAGLATWWVKTRSLP